The Oncorhynchus gorbuscha isolate QuinsamMale2020 ecotype Even-year linkage group LG08, OgorEven_v1.0, whole genome shotgun sequence DNA window catgacaacatggtagcaacacaacatgagcaacaacacatgacaacaacaaggtagcaacacaacatgacaacacagcatggtagcaacaccacatgacaaaaacatggtagcaacacaacatggtagcagcacaaaacagggtacaatcattgttgggcacagacaacagcacaaaggacaataAGGTAGTAAGATAACAAGATATCACAATTGTAGCAGGAATAGATGAGTTGGTATCATGACTACAGGACATATGAATAGATGAGTTGGTATCATGACTACAGGACATATGAATAGATGAGTTGGTACCATGACTACAGGACATATGAATAGATGAGTTGGTACCATGACTACAGGACATATGAATAGATGAGTTGGTATCATGACTACAGTACATATGAATAGATGAGTTGGTACCATGACTACAGTAGATATGAATAGATGAGTTGGTACCATAACTACAGTACATATGAATAGATGAGTTGGTACCATGACTACAGTACATATGAATAGATGAGTTGGTACCATGACTACAGTACATATGAATAGATGAGTTGGTACCATGACTACAGTACATATGAATAGATGAGTTGGTACCATGACTACAGTATATATGAATAGATGAGTTGGTACCATAACTACAGTACATTTGAATAGATGAGTTGGTACCATGACTACAGTACATATAAATAGATGAGTTGGTACCATGACTACAGGACATATGAATAgatgaaatgtaaatgtaattggtaCCATGACTACAGTACATATGAATAGATGAGTTGGTACCATGACTACAGTATATATGAATAGATGAGTTGGTACCATAACTACAGTACATTTGAATAGATGAGTTGGTACCATGACTACAGTACATATGAATAGATGAGTTTGTACCATGACTACAGGACATATGAATAGTTATTGTAGAAGAGAGAGTGACATGCATCAAATTAACCAAATGAAATGATGACTGAATAGCCATTTCTTAGTATTATTATGAAAGTAGAAGAAAAAGCAGAAGAGACTCACTATAAAAAGAGGAATAAATGCTAATGTGACTTCCCTGGATAAATAAATAGAAAGGCAATACGTTACAGGAACAGAAGAGGAAGTTGTCCTACTACAGTATGTATCACAGTGACAGCATCAACATGACAATGAATACTGATGGTTTCTCTGGAAAGACACCCTACCCTGTGGGGAAAGGCTCAGCCCTTACGTTAACAACCATGTATACCTGACCCCATCTATGCCTCACTGGGCTGTGATACTGTGTCTGGTGGCAATGTGAGAGAGGTTAGCGCCCACAGGGCCGAACGCATAGCTTCGATGTTCCTGTTGACATTCTTTCCTGCTTCCAGCAGCAGTCTAACAGCAAAGTCAACAAGATCACAGTGGAGAGAAGCCTTTGTCCCAACACTTTTAAAATAAATCCTCCCTTCTTTGCTTCCTTGAGGTAATCATGCTGCTGGCGAGGTGTAATGTAACCACCAAATACTCTGCTCCTGCCTTTGCCATTTCAGATACTGCCCAAGGTCGGGCAACAACTGGTGTAGCTCATCGATGGCCTCCTGCAGCCATTGTGATGCACTCATCACTTCCGGTCTAGACAGGATGAGCCTTGGAGTCCACTGCAGGACAGGGGACACCGCAGGACAGGGGACACCGCAGGACAGGGGACACTGCAGGACAGGGGACACCGCAGGACAGGGGACACCGCAGGACAGGGGACACTGCAGGACAGGGGACACCGCAGGACAGGGGACACTgcaggacaggggacaggggggaCACCAGGACAGGGGACAGGAGGACACCGCAGGACAGGGGACACTGCAGGACAGGGGACACCGCAGGACAGGGGACACTGCAGGACAGGGGACACCGCAGGACAGGGGACACTGCAGGACAGGGGACACCGCAGGGCAGGGGACACCGCAGGACAGGGGACACCGCAGGACAGGGGACAACGCAGGACACCGCAGGACAGTGGACACCGCAGGACAGTGGACACCGCAGGACAGGGGACACCGCAGGACAGGGGACACCCCACCGCTGCCACCAAATGATTGCATAGTAGGTGAAAGGAAGGTTTCTATTGGTCTATGTTGTTTTTACCCATCAAGTCATGTCAGATCTGTGATGGCATCAACGATGGGAGGAAGGAAGGATACATTGTGACGGTATCGGAGGGCAGCCAGGGGCTTTTGAGTAGACTAATGAAGCCTTGTTtgggggggcagggtagcctagtggttagagcgttggactagtaaccggaaggttgcaagttcaaacccccgagctgacaaggtacaactctgtcgttctgccccataacaagcagttaacccactgttcctaggccatcattgaaaataagaatttgttcttaactgacttgcctagttaaataaaggtaaaaaaagaaCCCTGAGACGCTCTATGTATTTATCACCTAGCACACCGGGATTCAGCTCGTCACTTAATCACTTCAAGCCCTTGAATAGGTGCATCAGGTGTGCTAGTTCAGAACCACAACAtgctgaaaggtctgggagattAGTTGACGAGGAGAGGTTTGAAAAATGCTGGACTAGATGCTATTACCAGAGTCTACTTCAtttaaatgtactgtatgttgttcCTTCAAAACTAAAGTTGACTTACATCCTATATGACACTACAATTACAGGAAGTTACGACACAAAACAAGACAAATTCATGCTCATTTTAATAATTTCATACAAAATATTTGTTGATCACAATATACAATACCTTACCATACATTGTGTGAGACTTTTGAGAAATACATGGGAAATATAAGTACatcttaaacaatgtaatatttCAATAAACATAAAGCTGTACAATGACCCGTCACCGTACATAATATAGGAACTATGCAGCCTCCATATGGCTCCAGAAAACAATAGAAACCAAGGAATTACGTTTCTGCCAAGAGATGTTGTGTGTTTGACTActgtagactactatagactactgtagactactAGAGACAATAGAAACCAAGGAATTACGTTTCTGCCAAGCACCGCCCAAGAGATGTTGTGTGTTtgactactgtagactactgtagactactatagaccaccgtagactactatagactactatagaccactgAAGACTACTGAagactactgtagactactgtagactactgaagactactgtagactactatagaccaccatagactactgtacactactagactactgaagactactatagactactgtagactactatagaccaccgtagactactatagactactatagactactatagactactgtagactactatagaccaccatagactactatagaccaccgtagactactatagactactatagaccactgAAGACTACTGAAGACTACTgaagactactatagactactatagaccaccgtagactactgtacactactatagactactgtagactactatagaccaccgtagactactgtacactactatagactactgtagactactATAGACGACTATAGATTACTGTAGACTAATGTAGACTACTGTACATTActatagactactgtagactactgtacATTACTACACAATGTCACCATCTGAATATTGTGAATCTGAAAGGCTGTTTAAGAATGTTCCGTGTAAATCTGTAGACTactgtacactactatagactactgtagactactgaagactactatagactactgtagactactatagactactgaaGACCActgtagactactatagactactgtagactactatagactactgtacactactatagactactgtagactactgaagactactatagactactgtagACAACTGTAGACCActgtagactactatagactactgtagactactgtgcattactatagactactgtagactactgtacATTATAATAGACTACTGTAGCCTACTATAGACTACTGCACATTActatagactactgtagactactatagactactatagactactgtagactactatagactactatacattactatagactactgtagaccactGTAGACTACTGTACATTACTATAGACTCCTCACCATTGTGAATCTGAAAGGCTGTTTAAGAATGTTCTGTGTAAATCTTgagtattatattatacagttgAACAAATGTTTGACTTGTTTTGACAGGTAATGGTAGTGCATATAAATGATACCAAATGTACAGTTTATAAATATTGTTCTATTTACAGATGAAAGATCATAAATAAACTGTTTCAAACAGTTCAAGGTTTGACACAGGACTAGGTGGAAAGAAGAGGAGATTGAGTGGCTAAGTTttcctcattcacacacacacacacacacacacacacacacacacacacacacacacacacacacacacacacacacacacacacacacacacacacacacacacacacacacacacacacacacacacacacacacacacacacacacacacacacacacacagagtcaatgtgggaaaTGTTGTCACATAGTGATGTTTTGCTGATCTCCCCACAGCTGAGAGCTGCAGTTTACATCGCAGTACCATTTACATGTATTGCTGACAGACTAGGCGCTGAGCTATCCAACTGGTCAAAGTGCTTGACAGAAATTATGGAGAAAACTACAGGGGACATTTTAGATTACATTAAATGATCATTGAATCAACATTTAAAAAGGTGCCATCTGTTTTTTGGTTTAGTTTTTGTTCTGCCATTTCTGCCTAAACTTGTGAGGTGTCAGCTCAAGGAGGATATGGCAAAATAGTAACATTAGCTGACATCAGACATTGTTGAATAGAGGTTTGTTTTTTTGACTTTGGTCTGGGGCTTCAGAAtatcagatgtctctctctctctgttcagaaaGGAACCATTCAAAGGATTATTTTGATTGGCCTCAATTATTTAATTATATGCATTCATTATATTAAGAGGTCAAATTTACACctcttaaaatatatatatattccattcTTGGAAGGGTGATATGGAAAATTACAAAtatattgaaaaaaaaatatatatatatatatatatgaagaaaTTTGATTGAAGTTTTAATCAGGTATGGCAATACACCTCTCTTAGGGCAGAGTTCCATTCGGCTGTTAATGTGCATTAATCAGGTATGGCAATACACCTCTCTTAGGGCAGAGTTCCATTCGGCTGTTAATGTGCATTAATCAGGTATGGCAATACACCTCTCTTAGGGCAGAGTTCCATTCGGCTGTTAATGTGCATTAATCAGGTATGGCAATACACCTCTCTTAGGGCAGAGTTCCATTCGGCTGTTAATGTGCATTAATCAGGTATGGCAATACACCTCTCTTAGGGCAGAGTTCCATTCGGCTGTTAATGTGCATTAATCAGGTATGGCAATACACCTCTCTTAGGGCAGAGTTCCATTCGGCTGTTAATGTGCATTAATCAGGTATGGCAATACACCTCTCTTAGGGCAGAGTTCCATTCGGCTGTTAATGTGCATTAATCAGGTATGGCAATACACCTCTCTTAGGGCAGAGTTCCATTCGGCTGTTAATGTGCATTAATCAGTACGTATTCGGAGCGTATTGGTTTCGACAGATTACATGGGAAAAGATCGAGATCATTGCTTTACGGTGAAGCAAATAtgtaaaatcaaaagtaacaggtTTGCAAACTGCCTTTCGCTGTGAATATGGAACTTGTAGGTTCTGTGGCATTTGTTGATATTGATTTGAAATGTGTGAGGTACCATATAACAATACGTGTATAGAGTCATGAATTGGCTGTAATGAAGAACCTCTCATTAGTAGATTTATTGACTCTTTAGTTTAAACATGTTCCCAGCTCCCTTCCTACCCTTAGAAAAAGTGCAACTTGTGCGACTATTGCCGAAAAATATCAGGAAGACGTGTTCAAACCTGTTCAATAAATTATAAAATCACGTCCAAAATAACCCGTCGTAAAAAACAAAAGGCACACAAAAGTCTTTAAACACTTGTCACAAAAAGGGTAGATGTTCTTAGGGTAGATGTTCTTAGGGTAGATGTTCTTTGTTATAAACACCTGTGGATCACTAGTTTGAACATGGGATGCTACCCGGCAACATCCCATCCTGTTACAAAACAAAACATGTACTCGAAAATAGTCACGAAGAACAAAGATCGCTCTGAAGTGCAAGTATTTCGATCTTGTCCCAATTGAACGCAACAGAGTGTCTTCGCCTAGCTTAGTTTCATCTTCAGTATTTGTCAGGACAAAGATTGTATTATCTGGCTACCAAAAACCAAGATACGGTACTTCTGTCACACACTAGCATTTTCAACAGGACTCCTTCAAGGCATCACTCTTCAACTCTTCATACTCTTCTTCCTGAGGGCTCCCAAATCAAGTGTTGTGGTTCCCCACCCTCTTCTGGATGGGTCCAAAGCCAGTCAGGCCCTAGTGCATAAGCAGAGCAACGCCAAAGAGCCAGATTGCAGGATTCCTCCACTGCAGTAGAACAAGATGTGAAACACAACCTAAAACTGGTGCTTCCATTTATGAAGATAGCAGGTCACGGCTCATTATGTGGGGGAAGCCCCACGTGTGTTCATCTACACTCCGCCCTGGTCAACTGGCGACCACCCCTCTTCCgtccctctctcgccctcctccactcccatctctccatcctgttcGGCATCTAGCGTCAGCTCAAACTGGAATCTGTGTCCTCCCTCTCCGTCCCCCTCTCCGTCACCGGTGCAGAAGGGGGGAGAGGGCCTCTGAGGGATCATGCTCTGGTACCAGTTCCTGTTGTCCTCCAGGGTGTCCAGGATGTCCTGGGCGTCCGGGTGCACCAGGTCGGCCCACGTCTCCCACAGCGGGTGGACGATGTAGTCTATGAAACCcacctgcagagagggaggagagagagaggtgatttaAAGATACAATAGTGTACATACTGTAATAACCACACTagagggggttgtgtgtgtgtgttacctctatacagtatgtatgtttgtgtagGATGTGTACATGTGAGCAGTGTGAGTACTgtacgtatgcgtgtgtgtgtgttaacctctATACAGTGTGTATTAGTAACCTACCTGACTCTTCTCCACTGAAGCCGTATGCTTGTCACACATGGGACTGATCTCCATGCCTTTCTCCCTCTCGCGGTCTCCCTGGTGGGAGAACTCGTTCATGATGCGGTCGGTCCACTGACGGTAAAGGTCCAGAGACTTGGTGGGGTTACTGAGGTCAGCACAGTGGACCATGTTACGCATCACCTgcaacagaggggaggagagagggttgtgTGAGTTtggttgtgtatgtgtatgtgtgtgtgtgtgtgtctgtgtgtatgtgtgtgtgtgtgtgtgtgtgtgtgtgtgtgtgtgtgtgtgtgtgtgtgtgtgtgtgtgtgtgtgtgtgtgtgtgtgtgtgtgtgtgtgtgtgtgtgtgtgtgtgtgtgtgtgtgtgtgtgtgtgtgtgtatgtgtatgtgtgtgtgtgtgtgtgtgtatgtgtgtatatatgtgtgtgtgtgtatatatgtgtgtgtgtgtctgtgtgtatgtgtgtgtgtgtgtatatttgtgtatgtgtgtgtgtgtgtatgtgtgtgtgtgtgtatgtgtgtgtgtatatatgtgtgtgtgtatgtctgtgtgtatgtgtgtgtgtatatatgtgtgtgtgcatgtctgtgtgtatgtgtgtgtgtgtgtggcacacaTGCGTTCCTATGCAGGAGTGTGATCTCCTACCTGTATCTTGTCTGTGTAGTTGTCCAGCAGCAGCACTCCAGAGCTGGTCACCTTCTTGGTCTCCACCATGGTCTTCAGGTCAGCCAATAGGCTCATGTGTTTAGACATGTCTGTGGCcaggacctggagagagagagagattgttgtTTGTGATTCCTACATGTTTATTgttcccccaatggtggaacaaactccctcacgacgccaggacagcggagtcaatcaccaccttccggagacacctgaaaccccacctctttaaggaatacctaggataggataaggtaatccttctcaccccccccccccttaaaagatttagatgcactattgtaaagtggttgttccactggatgtcataaggtgaatgcaccaatttgtaagtcgctctggataagagcgtctgctaaatgacttaaatgtaatgtaatgtaatgtttatgATGCAGTAATATATGATGTGTGATCTTTGACGCCAAGAAACCTAATATATCTCATTTAATTAAGACAGGTATAGAAAACTGGACTGACCAACGGACTGACCGACCCACGGTCGAACGCTCATATGAATGGGACATCAGAATGAAATATGTTTGGTCAGAACTTGGACATTCTCTCACCATGTCTATGACCATCCTGCGGAGGGATTGGCGTTCTTTCTTGGTCAGGTTCTGGAAGATGTCACAGTTGTCTTCCTGCAGCAGCTTGAAGCCCACAGCCAGGTGGTGGTTCTCCAGGACAGACTCATCGTTGTACATCAGGGCCAGCTCTGAGTCTGGgcacagagagatagatggactATAAGAAGCAATGGGGAAGAATTGAGGGGATAAAATATAGTCAAAGATATAGTAAAGGATAACATAAAGTAGTACTAAAGTAGCAGAACTTATTCATTCAGCACTGTTAGCTTTTGAGGTATAAAGTACTCACTGTTAGCTTTTGAGGGATAAAGTACTCACTGTTGTTAGCTTTGGAGGGAGAaagtactaactgttagcttttGAGGTATAAAGTACTCACTGTT harbors:
- the LOC124042111 gene encoding cAMP-specific 3',5'-cyclic phosphodiesterase 4B-like isoform X2, translating into MCGIAFARMGLCCSETKEKSFGMLTHWKQFKRMLNRELTHLSEMSRSGNQVSEFISNTFLDKQNELELPCPMAKTREWKKRPHHQTQLEGQGTLTQISGVRKLSHSTGLQGSSISRFGVKTDQEDLLSKDLENINKWGLNIFRVAEHSHNRPLTCTMYTIFQERDLMNTFKIPTDTFVTFMMTLEAHYHSDVEYHNSLHAADVAQSTHILLSTPALDAVFTDLEILAAVFAAAIHDVDHPGVSNQFLINTNSELALMYNDESVLENHHLAVGFKLLQEDNCDIFQNLTKKERQSLRRMVIDMVLATDMSKHMSLLADLKTMVETKKVTSSGVLLLDNYTDKIQVMRNMVHCADLSNPTKSLDLYRQWTDRIMNEFSHQGDREREKGMEISPMCDKHTASVEKSQVGFIDYIVHPLWETWADLVHPDAQDILDTLEDNRNWYQSMIPQRPSPPFCTGDGEGDGEGGHRFQFELTLDAEQDGEMGVEEGERGTEEGWSPVDQGGV